A part of Acidobacteriota bacterium genomic DNA contains:
- a CDS encoding thioredoxin domain-containing protein: MVTHDPAWTRTRAGCTVGGMIRAYRRLARRLSAPAVAVVATTLALALAFGGVAVAAQQADGDVVARIGDIEVTFGELEAAWRDNDAASRLRMLQELYDTRRRALDILLGDKLIEREAAARGMTREDLLIAELPSRTLEITEEEIQLLWDRNKDRFPDQTIEDLRPEIVAAIEQQRPMQALHAYTNELREAAGNVVVLLDAPRQTIETLPDDPARGPAEAPVQIVEFSDFDCPYCQRATETIERLLEEFTGQIRFVYKDYPLPTHPDAFKAAEAGNCAHEQGRFWELHDTMFANQGALSVDELHAYAENLGLDTDAFAECLDSGRHTATVERDMEIGDSYGVSSTPTLFLNGRAVLGAAPYDTFADIVREEIAAAGR; encoded by the coding sequence ATGGTCACGCACGATCCCGCATGGACGCGCACGCGGGCGGGGTGTACAGTCGGCGGCATGATCAGGGCATATCGAAGGTTGGCGCGGCGCTTGAGTGCACCGGCGGTCGCGGTCGTTGCGACGACGCTGGCGCTGGCGCTGGCGTTCGGCGGCGTAGCGGTGGCCGCCCAGCAGGCGGATGGCGACGTCGTGGCACGCATCGGTGATATCGAGGTGACGTTCGGCGAGCTGGAGGCGGCGTGGCGGGATAACGACGCGGCGTCGCGCCTGCGCATGCTGCAGGAGCTGTACGACACGCGGCGCCGCGCCCTCGACATACTGCTCGGCGACAAGCTGATAGAACGTGAAGCGGCCGCCCGCGGGATGACCCGTGAGGACTTGCTCATTGCCGAATTGCCCAGCCGGACGCTGGAGATAACCGAAGAAGAGATCCAGTTGCTCTGGGACCGTAACAAGGACCGTTTTCCGGATCAGACGATCGAGGATCTCCGGCCCGAGATCGTTGCCGCCATCGAGCAACAGCGTCCGATGCAGGCGCTGCACGCCTACACGAACGAACTGCGGGAAGCGGCGGGTAATGTCGTCGTCCTGCTCGATGCTCCGCGGCAGACTATCGAAACGCTCCCGGACGATCCGGCGCGGGGGCCCGCGGAGGCGCCGGTGCAAATCGTCGAGTTCTCCGATTTCGACTGCCCCTACTGCCAGCGCGCGACCGAGACGATTGAACGGCTCCTCGAGGAGTTCACCGGCCAGATCCGTTTCGTCTACAAGGATTATCCACTTCCGACCCACCCGGACGCCTTCAAGGCGGCGGAAGCGGGCAACTGCGCGCACGAGCAGGGCCGCTTCTGGGAGCTGCACGACACGATGTTCGCCAACCAGGGCGCCCTCAGCGTCGACGAGCTGCACGCGTACGCAGAGAACCTCGGACTGGACACCGACGCCTTCGCCGAGTGCCTCGACAGCGGCCGGCACACCGCCACGGTCGAACGCGACATGGAGATCGGCGACAGTTACGGCGTCTCTTCCACGCCCACCCTTTTCCTCAACGGCCGTGCGGTTCTTGGCGCCGCTCCCTACGACACGTTCGCGGACATCGTCCGCGAAGAAATCGCCGCCGCGGGACGGTAG
- a CDS encoding cytochrome c oxidase subunit II, producing the protein MDELTGELLGLPAQASAHAGEIDQMIILIHYLMAVLFVGWGAFYIYTLIRFRASANPKADYTGVTSHTSTYLEWTVAAIEAVLLVGFAIPAWAHRVNDVPPDEQATVVNLISKQFEWISHYPGADGRFGTRDLSLITPTNVIGLDRSAPNGADDIVTINQLNMPVDKPIIVYLSSHDVIHSFAIAEMRVKQDAIPGIQVPVWWVPTEIGDYEVNCSQLCGLGHYRMRGFASVMTQADYDAWLAEEASFLTGN; encoded by the coding sequence ATGGACGAGTTGACGGGCGAGCTTCTCGGACTGCCGGCTCAGGCGTCGGCCCACGCCGGCGAGATCGATCAGATGATCATCCTCATCCACTACCTGATGGCGGTGCTGTTCGTCGGGTGGGGAGCGTTCTACATCTATACGCTGATCCGGTTCCGCGCGAGCGCGAACCCGAAGGCGGACTACACGGGGGTCACCAGCCACACCTCCACCTACCTGGAGTGGACCGTGGCGGCCATCGAGGCGGTTCTGCTGGTCGGCTTCGCCATCCCGGCGTGGGCGCACCGCGTCAACGATGTCCCGCCGGACGAGCAAGCGACCGTCGTGAACCTGATTTCGAAACAGTTCGAGTGGATCTCGCATTACCCGGGCGCGGATGGGCGGTTCGGGACGCGTGACCTCAGCCTGATTACGCCTACGAACGTGATCGGTCTCGACCGCAGCGCTCCGAACGGCGCCGACGACATCGTCACCATCAACCAGTTGAACATGCCGGTGGACAAGCCGATCATCGTCTACCTGTCGTCGCACGACGTCATCCACAGTTTCGCCATCGCCGAGATGCGCGTGAAGCAGGATGCGATCCCGGGCATCCAGGTGCCGGTCTGGTGGGTGCCGACCGAGATAGGCGATTACGAGGTGAACTGCTCGCAGCTGTGCGGCCTCGGCCACTACCGCATGCGCGGCTTCGCCAGCGTGATGACGCAGGCGGACTACGACGCCTGGCTTGCGGAAGAAGCGTCGTTCCTGACCGGCAACTGA
- a CDS encoding heme-copper oxidase subunit III, with amino-acid sequence MDIPYIVDERPDTGLTNVKLGIWLFLASEVMLFGALFSSYVLLRLMAPEGTWPFGVDVLNVPVGTFNTAVLIGSSVTMVMAYASLKMDDLSGFKKYMGATVGLALLFMCVKAYEYNHEFEIGNFPWTNTYLAIYFTMTGLHALHIIGGVIVNTYFLFPGSRMWETNKTQFVNRIEAAGLYWHFVDLVWIFLFPVLYLL; translated from the coding sequence ATGGATATTCCGTACATCGTTGATGAACGGCCGGATACCGGGCTGACGAACGTCAAGCTCGGCATCTGGCTCTTTCTCGCGTCGGAGGTAATGCTCTTCGGCGCCCTCTTCTCTTCCTACGTCCTGTTGCGGCTCATGGCGCCGGAAGGCACGTGGCCGTTCGGCGTGGACGTCCTGAACGTCCCCGTCGGCACGTTCAACACGGCGGTGCTGATCGGTTCGAGCGTCACGATGGTCATGGCCTACGCGTCGCTCAAGATGGACGACCTGAGCGGCTTCAAGAAGTACATGGGCGCGACGGTCGGGCTGGCGCTCCTGTTCATGTGCGTCAAGGCCTACGAGTACAACCACGAGTTCGAGATCGGCAACTTCCCCTGGACGAACACCTATCTCGCCATCTACTTCACGATGACCGGCCTGCACGCGCTGCACATCATCGGGGGCGTGATCGTCAACACATACTTCCTGTTCCCCGGCTCGAGGATGTGGGAGACGAACAAGACGCAGTTCGTCAACCGGATCGAGGCGGCCGGGCTCTACTGGCACTTCGTCGACCTGGTATGGATTTTCCTGTTCCCGGTGCTATACCTGTTGTAG
- a CDS encoding cytochrome C oxidase subunit I: MTTTKETAHGEGEEHEAAHGHDEHGHHELGFWQTYVFSVDHKVIGIQYAVTGLLFLLFGFTLMMVMRWQIAYPGEPIPLIGAWLGDERAPGGIMLPEFYNQLGAMHGTIMVFLGVVPLAVGGFGNFVLPLQIGAPDMAFPKLNMASYWSFFLGGVVMFASFFVPGGAANSGWTSYAPLSVLATTGQTLWLVGMIFLITSSLLGSVNFIVTTIQLRAPGLTFMRLPYFVWAQLVTAVLLLLAFPPLEAAGVLQLMDRVAGTSFFMPSGLVYADAPVEVAGGGSVLLWQHLFWFLAHPEVYVLILPALGIVADIVANNTRKPLWGYRVLVYSAVFLGFMSFIVWAHHMFLTGMGTTMSSFFQTTTMIISIPSVVILSSLFISLYGGSIRFTVPMLFALAFLPMFGIGGLTGLPLGLAAPDIHLHDTYYVIGHFHYVVAPGTLLALFGGIYYWFPKATGRKMNDFLGRVHFWGSFVSINVVFLPMFIQGLAGMNRRMYDGGEQYIMNAEVLIWNEVISVGAWALGLAQLPFIYNFFNSIKRGEKVGDNPWQATTLEWEAPSPPPHGNFATPPKAYRGPYEYSVPGAARDFIMQGDPDPSGSGSPATEPEPAGA, from the coding sequence GTGACGACGACGAAGGAAACCGCCCACGGCGAGGGCGAGGAACACGAGGCTGCCCACGGGCACGACGAGCACGGGCATCACGAGCTCGGCTTCTGGCAGACCTACGTCTTCTCGGTCGACCACAAGGTGATCGGCATCCAGTACGCCGTCACCGGCCTGCTCTTTCTGCTGTTCGGCTTCACCCTGATGATGGTGATGCGGTGGCAGATCGCCTACCCGGGCGAGCCGATTCCGCTGATCGGCGCGTGGCTGGGCGACGAGCGCGCGCCGGGCGGGATCATGCTGCCGGAGTTCTACAACCAGTTGGGGGCCATGCACGGCACCATCATGGTGTTCCTCGGCGTCGTCCCGCTCGCCGTCGGCGGCTTCGGCAACTTCGTCCTACCGCTCCAGATCGGGGCGCCCGACATGGCCTTCCCGAAGCTCAACATGGCGAGCTACTGGTCGTTCTTCCTCGGCGGCGTCGTCATGTTCGCCAGCTTCTTCGTGCCGGGCGGGGCCGCTAACTCCGGCTGGACCTCCTACGCGCCCCTGTCGGTGCTCGCCACGACGGGACAAACGCTGTGGCTGGTCGGGATGATCTTCCTCATCACGTCGTCGCTGCTCGGCTCGGTGAACTTCATCGTCACCACGATCCAGTTGCGCGCGCCGGGGCTGACGTTCATGCGCCTGCCGTACTTCGTCTGGGCGCAGCTCGTGACGGCGGTCCTGCTCCTGCTCGCTTTCCCTCCGCTCGAAGCGGCCGGCGTGCTGCAGTTGATGGACCGCGTGGCCGGCACCAGCTTCTTCATGCCGAGCGGCCTGGTCTACGCCGACGCGCCGGTGGAGGTCGCCGGGGGCGGCAGCGTGCTGCTCTGGCAGCACCTCTTCTGGTTCCTCGCGCACCCGGAGGTGTACGTCCTGATCCTCCCGGCCCTCGGCATCGTCGCCGACATCGTCGCCAACAACACGCGCAAGCCGCTCTGGGGCTACCGCGTGCTGGTCTACTCGGCCGTCTTCCTTGGCTTCATGTCGTTCATCGTCTGGGCGCACCACATGTTCCTGACCGGCATGGGCACGACGATGAGCTCGTTCTTCCAGACGACGACGATGATCATCTCGATCCCGTCCGTCGTCATTCTGTCGTCGTTGTTCATCTCGCTCTACGGCGGGTCGATCCGGTTCACGGTGCCGATGCTGTTCGCGCTCGCCTTCCTGCCGATGTTCGGTATCGGCGGGCTGACCGGGCTGCCCCTCGGCCTGGCGGCGCCGGACATCCACCTGCACGACACCTATTACGTCATCGGCCACTTCCACTACGTCGTGGCGCCCGGCACCCTGTTGGCGCTCTTCGGCGGCATCTACTACTGGTTCCCGAAGGCGACCGGCCGCAAGATGAACGACTTCCTGGGCCGCGTCCACTTCTGGGGATCGTTCGTCTCCATCAACGTCGTCTTCCTGCCGATGTTCATCCAGGGACTCGCCGGCATGAACCGGCGGATGTACGACGGCGGCGAGCAATACATCATGAACGCCGAAGTTCTGATCTGGAACGAAGTGATCAGCGTGGGCGCGTGGGCGCTCGGCCTGGCCCAGCTCCCGTTCATCTACAACTTTTTCAACAGCATCAAGCGCGGAGAGAAGGTAGGCGACAACCCGTGGCAGGCGACCACGCTCGAGTGGGAGGCGCCGTCGCCGCCGCCCCACGGCAACTTCGCCACCCCGCCGAAGGCGTACCGCGGCCCCTACGAGTACAGCGTCCCGGGCGCGGCGCGCGATTTCATCATGCAGGGCGATCCGGATCCGTCCGGCTCGGGAAGCCCCGCGACCGAGCCCGAGCCGGCGGGCGCCTGA
- a CDS encoding PQQ-binding-like beta-propeller repeat protein — protein MPVLVVPVGSLVFLALAVGGFLRRRHVSQRRDSFQALSRWFRPLQSAGNRTKPIASDPRPEGPSRIRGPHESTRPARILSGPARSTQPLCGALGRRVSPACYTPGSHRRNRAPRAPREATTMSIPPHRFPAATAAVATALITLTAGMFGQTPEPGSGYSAADWPLAGGNWSSSRYTTLDQITPGTIDRLGGAWVADLPGGVSTRATPVVQDGVMYLPGGANVFALDARSGELIWRWQQDDAALQRVPSWQGVGLGDGKVFVGLRSAEVAALDQETGELIWATPVGSQPQAEGETVTTAPMYARGKVFVGLANGDSGGQGRIHALDARTGEVLWTFFVVPRPGEFGHDTWPQDSDIWQVGGGGVWLVGTVDPELGMVYFSTGNPVPMYGGELRAGDNLFTAAVLALDMETGERRWHYQVVRHDIWDSDIATPVLLYDTEIDGQPVPALAAIRADGYLFLFNRETGEPIVELEDRPVPQDDALLTAPTQPFPVGVESILPECSFWRDRVPPPFTLNCSPYTPPGIDQQAVVAPSVPIPMVRVTPMAFSPDTGYIYAQGRGHVGRAFRFEDPWISDNRSSGYLRLTLPESVGILAAVDGRTGRIVWKNEFRGARLATSGPLLTATGLMFWAAADGFIEAYDARTGERVWGFQAGAPRTRQRPGPAISYEVDGRQYIAAPFERALWAFALDGDVPARGPAVPGEIDDLVRWIGPPPRETDLVETGTLVENPSWSYGGRRNALNEHAFNPVRARVSVGGRIRFLNNGQLSQTVTARDGSWSTGTLAPGMSVYVTFDEPGTFLYHSEEYPWAIGEITVDP, from the coding sequence ATGCCCGTGCTCGTCGTGCCCGTGGGCAGCCTCGTGTTCCTCGCCCTCGCCGTGGGCGGTTTCCTTCGTCGTCGTCACGTCAGCCAACGTCGTGACTCCTTTCAAGCACTGTCACGCTGGTTCCGGCCGCTTCAGTCCGCTGGAAATCGTACGAAGCCGATCGCTTCGGATCCAAGACCTGAGGGGCCATCCCGTATCCGCGGGCCGCACGAATCCACACGACCCGCGCGGATCTTATCCGGCCCCGCCCGATCGACGCAACCACTCTGCGGGGCGCTCGGACGGCGCGTGTCGCCGGCCTGCTACACTCCCGGATCGCATCGTCGAAATCGGGCGCCGCGCGCCCCGAGGGAGGCTACCACCATGAGCATACCGCCCCACCGATTCCCGGCCGCGACCGCCGCGGTCGCGACCGCGCTCATCACGCTGACGGCCGGCATGTTCGGGCAGACTCCCGAGCCGGGGAGCGGCTACTCCGCCGCCGACTGGCCGCTCGCCGGTGGCAACTGGTCCAGCTCGCGCTACACGACGCTGGACCAGATCACGCCCGGCACGATTGACCGGCTGGGCGGCGCCTGGGTAGCGGATCTGCCGGGGGGCGTGTCGACCCGGGCGACGCCGGTTGTCCAGGATGGCGTGATGTACCTGCCCGGAGGCGCCAACGTTTTCGCCCTCGACGCCCGGTCGGGCGAGCTGATCTGGCGCTGGCAGCAGGACGATGCGGCGCTGCAGCGGGTGCCGTCGTGGCAGGGCGTCGGGCTGGGCGACGGCAAGGTGTTCGTCGGCCTGCGGAGCGCGGAAGTGGCCGCGCTCGATCAGGAAACGGGTGAGCTGATCTGGGCGACCCCGGTGGGGAGCCAGCCGCAGGCGGAGGGCGAGACGGTCACGACGGCGCCGATGTACGCGCGCGGCAAGGTGTTCGTCGGCCTCGCGAACGGCGACAGCGGGGGGCAGGGGCGGATCCACGCCCTCGACGCGCGCACGGGCGAAGTCCTCTGGACCTTCTTCGTGGTGCCGCGGCCCGGCGAGTTCGGTCACGACACCTGGCCGCAGGATTCCGACATCTGGCAGGTAGGGGGCGGCGGCGTCTGGCTCGTCGGAACCGTCGACCCCGAGCTCGGCATGGTCTACTTCTCAACCGGCAACCCGGTCCCGATGTACGGAGGTGAGCTCCGGGCCGGCGACAACCTGTTCACGGCGGCGGTCCTCGCCCTCGACATGGAAACGGGTGAGCGGCGGTGGCACTACCAGGTGGTGCGCCACGACATCTGGGATTCCGACATCGCGACGCCGGTTCTCCTGTACGACACCGAGATCGATGGCCAGCCGGTGCCGGCGCTCGCCGCGATTCGCGCCGACGGCTACCTCTTCCTCTTCAACCGCGAGACCGGCGAGCCGATCGTCGAGCTGGAGGACCGCCCGGTGCCGCAGGACGACGCGCTCCTGACCGCGCCGACGCAGCCCTTCCCGGTCGGCGTCGAGAGCATCCTGCCGGAGTGCTCGTTCTGGCGCGACCGCGTGCCGCCGCCGTTCACGCTCAACTGCAGCCCCTACACGCCGCCGGGAATCGACCAGCAGGCGGTCGTCGCGCCGAGCGTGCCGATCCCGATGGTGCGCGTCACGCCGATGGCCTTCTCTCCGGATACCGGCTACATCTACGCGCAGGGCCGCGGCCATGTCGGCCGTGCGTTCCGTTTCGAGGATCCCTGGATCTCGGACAATCGCTCGAGCGGCTACCTGCGGCTGACGCTGCCGGAGTCGGTCGGCATCCTGGCCGCGGTCGACGGCCGGACCGGCCGCATCGTCTGGAAGAACGAGTTCCGCGGCGCTCGCCTGGCGACGAGCGGTCCGCTGCTGACGGCGACCGGACTGATGTTCTGGGCGGCGGCGGACGGGTTTATCGAGGCCTACGACGCGCGGACCGGAGAGCGGGTCTGGGGCTTCCAGGCGGGCGCGCCGCGGACGCGGCAGCGTCCCGGTCCGGCGATCTCATACGAGGTGGACGGCCGGCAGTACATCGCCGCGCCGTTCGAGCGCGCGCTCTGGGCGTTCGCCCTCGACGGCGACGTCCCGGCGCGCGGGCCGGCGGTTCCCGGCGAGATCGACGATCTGGTCCGCTGGATCGGCCCCCCGCCGCGCGAGACGGATCTGGTGGAGACCGGCACGCTCGTCGAGAACCCGTCCTGGTCGTACGGCGGCCGCCGCAACGCGCTGAACGAGCATGCGTTCAATCCGGTGCGCGCCCGCGTCTCGGTCGGAGGGCGGATACGGTTCCTGAACAACGGCCA